The proteins below are encoded in one region of Oncorhynchus kisutch isolate 150728-3 linkage group LG14, Okis_V2, whole genome shotgun sequence:
- the LOC109904115 gene encoding zinc finger protein 239: MSSRHSPTMRPDNNNSVLDGDGVEDGSGPISRPRQPQCRSLSSGRARHSHRRSSRTDKQPHTCPLCSKTFISSSHLALHLRSHSGERKYKCGVCGKLFLQSAHLMRHKTTHTGDRPFKCPDCGKGFGRASHLKTHRRLHTGEKPFQCSVCDKAFTQKAGLIMHHRLHTGERPYRCDHCGKAFRSSTHLLAHQALESAKQSFTCDRCDQSFRSASSLRQHVKTHSSTMEDLCCGVCCRSFVRSSYLQLYMRLHRGQRPYHCRVCNKTFAKMTTFQRHCDKHLRRNGDMDQGQEEEEEEDVKPTLPPPSNPPSPALLPLLVPPSTLPLLSEVNTRSKTRAKIRIE; encoded by the coding sequence ATGTCAAGTAGACACTCACCAACCATGAGGCCTGACAATAACAACAGTGTGCTGGATGGAGACGGAGTGGAGGACGGGTCTGGACCAATCAGCAGGCCCCGTCAGCCCCAGTGCCGCTCTCTCTCCTCCGGCCGGGCGCGTCACAGCCACCGCCGCAGCAGCAGAACAGACAAGCAGCCTCacacctgtcctctctgttccaaaacgttcatctcctcctctcacctggcCTTACACCTGCGCTCCCACAGCGGGGAGAGGAAGTATAAGTGTGGCGTGTGTGGGAAGCTCTTCCTACAGTCAGCCCACCTGATGCGCCATAAGACCACCCACACAGGGGACAGGCCCTTTAAGTGTCCAGACTGTGGAAAGGGCTTCGGTCGCGCTTCTCACCTGAAGACACACCGACGcctccacacaggggagaagccattCCAGTGCTCTGTCTGTGACAAAGCTTTCACCCAGAAGGCTGGGCTGATCATGCACCACCGCCTGCACACTGGAGAGAGGCCCTACAGGTGTGATCACTGTGGTAAAGCCTTCCGCTCCTCCACACACCTGCTGGCCCATCAGGCCCTGGAGTCAGCCAAACAGAGCTTCACCTGTGACAGGTGTGATCAGAGTTTCAGGTCAGCCTCGTCCCTCAGACAGCATGTTAAGACACACAGCAGCACCATGGAGGACCTCTGCTGTGGGGTCTGCTGCCGGTCCTTCGTCCGCTCCTCCTACCTGCAGCTGTACATGAGGCTCCACAGAGGACAGAGGCCCTACCACTGCAGGGTCTGCAACAAGACTTTTGCTAAGATGACCACCTTCCAGAGACACTGTGACAAACACCTGAGGAGGAACGGGGACATGGACCaggggcaggaggaggaagaggaggaggatgtcaaACCTACATTGCCCCCACCCTCCAACCCTCCTTCTCCTGCCCTTCTACCTCTTCTTGTTCCTCCATCCACCCTTCCTCTCTTGTCTGAGGTCAATACACGCTCTAAAACTAGAGCCAAAATTAGGATAGAATGA